A single Bacillota bacterium DNA region contains:
- a CDS encoding homoserine dehydrogenase, whose product MGKQLIRIGMLGMGTVGSGVAELINTNCNDIAEKTGFEIRIDKVLVRDPGRQRSVKLGRDQFTTDASAVLENPELDLIIELIGGLEPARTYVLAALKNGKHVITANKDLLASHGPELFVAAAENNRNLFYEGSVGGGIPLIRPLKYSLSADCIQRIVGIVNGTTNYIFTRMDRDNLSLPDALAEAQKLGFAEANPTNDLDGLDAVYKLVIMASLAFGEFVNPDDIYVQGIKEVTHEDIAYARELGYAVKLLAIGEHVSDGLALRVHPTLVPLSHPLSSVQNEFNAVFIEAAAAGDLMFYGRGAGAKPTASAVLADVIEAARSVSSGLSVDVVVHTKREKRVVPVYELNSRFYLRFLAEDRPGVFAALANVFGDEQVSLDLVIQKRRVGNLAEIVLITHDVREESFRKALNKVMEIPAIQPESSMIRLLG is encoded by the coding sequence ATGGGAAAGCAATTGATCAGAATTGGCATGTTGGGGATGGGGACGGTTGGAAGCGGTGTGGCCGAACTTATCAATACCAACTGCAATGATATCGCAGAAAAAACCGGGTTTGAAATCAGAATTGACAAAGTATTGGTTCGCGACCCAGGCCGGCAGAGATCAGTTAAACTTGGCAGAGATCAGTTTACTACAGATGCCTCTGCAGTTCTTGAAAATCCTGAACTGGATCTGATTATTGAATTGATTGGCGGGCTTGAACCTGCCCGCACCTACGTTCTGGCTGCATTGAAAAATGGAAAACATGTTATCACCGCCAATAAAGATCTGCTTGCATCTCATGGTCCGGAACTCTTTGTTGCTGCTGCTGAAAACAACCGGAACCTTTTCTACGAAGGCAGTGTGGGAGGGGGGATTCCGCTTATCCGCCCTTTAAAATACAGCCTTAGTGCTGATTGCATTCAACGCATTGTAGGGATCGTTAACGGTACAACCAACTATATTTTTACCCGCATGGACCGTGACAACTTGAGCCTGCCCGATGCGCTGGCAGAAGCTCAGAAACTGGGGTTTGCTGAAGCAAATCCGACAAATGACCTGGATGGCCTGGATGCAGTATATAAATTGGTTATCATGGCTTCCCTGGCTTTTGGAGAGTTTGTGAACCCTGATGATATTTATGTGCAGGGAATTAAAGAGGTAACTCATGAAGATATTGCCTATGCCCGCGAACTGGGATATGCTGTAAAGTTGTTAGCCATCGGAGAACATGTATCTGATGGGCTTGCTTTGAGGGTCCATCCTACCCTGGTGCCCTTATCACATCCGCTCTCTTCTGTTCAGAATGAGTTTAATGCTGTATTTATTGAGGCAGCAGCAGCCGGTGATCTCATGTTTTACGGACGTGGGGCAGGGGCAAAACCTACAGCTTCAGCAGTCCTGGCCGATGTAATAGAGGCGGCCCGATCTGTCAGTTCCGGCCTGTCGGTTGATGTTGTGGTCCATACAAAACGTGAGAAGAGAGTTGTGCCTGTTTATGAGCTTAACAGCAGATTTTACCTGCGGTTTTTGGCTGAAGATCGCCCGGGTGTATTCGCGGCGCTGGCCAATGTATTTGGAGATGAGCAGGTAAGTCTTGACCTGGTGATACAAAAACGCCGTGTCGGAAATCTCGCCGAAATTGTTCTAATTACTCATGATGTGCGTGAAGAATCTTTCCGGAAAGCGTTAAATAAAGTGATGGAAATACCGGCAATCCAGCCGGAATCAAGTATGATTCGCCTCTTAGGTTAA